The nucleotide sequence TAACACGGACGCGTTTATCCTCCGAAGCCGTACAGAGTGCGTCCCTGTCGCTTCAGCGCGTACACGACGTCCATGGCGGTGACGGTCTTTCTCTTGGCGTGCTCGGTGTAAGTCACGGCATCGCGGATCACGTTCTCCAGGAACACCTTCAGCACACCGCGGGTCTCCTCGTAGATCAGACCGGAGATACGCTTGACTCCGCCGCGGCGAGCGAGACGACGGATGGCGGGTTTGGTGATGCCCTGGATGTTATCCCGCAGAACTTTACGATGACGCTTAGCGCCTCCTTTCCCGAGCCCTTTACCTCCTTTACCTCTTCCAGACATAACTACAGATCTTCAAGCTGCAACGTTGTACAATAGAACGTTTAAAATCAGACAGTGCGCGAGAAGAGCTTTGGAGTAGTCTACAGGACCTAGTTGAAGCACACGAAGGCGGAGCTATatgctctccctctctccctttctctctctctctctctctctttctctctctctctctcaatttgtATCAATTTAGGTgcgctttattggcatgacaaaactgtacatttgtattgccaaagcagttgcagctgggctgcttaaaaatagtgcacatatgtatatacagaaagaaaaagaataatagtaataataaaatatataaaaagtattaaccatgtagtgcaaagtgaattagtgtatgtgaaagtataagttagaaataaaataaaatagaatatggtaTTAGATTTACAGAGGCAAAATATGCACCTGCTGTACAAAGGTGTGTATCCATCTAACACCGTTACGTAAATAACGACTTTGTGATTCCTATATTCGTCGTGGTGACGTTATAGTGGTATGTTCCTGTAACGTGGCAAGTCCGTCCCAGCACAGAAATATCAGTACAACTTTGAAATCAACTCtgatttcatgttatcagttatcagttgtagtttttagttttttactaagagtaaaataatgtttgtttttgtagatgttaaaagccagagacatgggagatcatcattcTGTGGAGATTTTATGTAAggttatttttttagaaaatagatgtttctgttgtctcctgctggtttacttcacattttgatgcaacaacagtgtgattacgtgctcatttcatttaaaccattgatgtctgtgtttttcattgcagaactcaaaccaactttggagttgtctgatt is from Carassius auratus strain Wakin chromosome 25, ASM336829v1, whole genome shotgun sequence and encodes:
- the LOC113043828 gene encoding histone H4 produces the protein MSGRGKGGKGLGKGGAKRHRKVLRDNIQGITKPAIRRLARRGGVKRISGLIYEETRGVLKVFLENVIRDAVTYTEHAKRKTVTAMDVVYALKRQGRTLYGFGG